Proteins from one Planctomyces sp. SH-PL62 genomic window:
- a CDS encoding NfeD family protein — protein sequence MLRPLVIPRLHARSVLQATALGCWLAILGDAAALAQAQAPGTPDESTPGQLFTIVEPITHETIAKLRAQTRSLVDKTSGGAQGRRAVLIFQFIPGETAPGTSDFGASYDLANFIAKELGGAKLTVAYVPEPLSGFAVLPVFACTEIVMGAQASLGPITPENQSFDPALREPLRFLAVRKARDPDLILGMLDRDADLRLVRTADKGVHYVLAENLPEFLKNHQAIDQPSAWEGGRRGVLTADRAREEGLCKRVAATPAEVAHLYRIDGSAAIDDPTLGSLLRPVWIRIDGPIEASKLSYLGRRIEQARQERANLVFFEIDSPGGMVEAADGVADLIAGIEDMKTVAYINERALGVSALLPLACRDIVFKAGASLGDVRQLITARGRLESLTEAQIAGLADKAAFLASKKGHPEAVARAMIDPDVEVVEALDQTTGATRLLSRREAEADPNRYANIETRKEPGRPLAIEAEKAFAFGIGETVRDVEELKAVYGLQGMAIRVEGPTWVDSLVTLLTDPYVSWLLLFVGLFMMVLELKLPGIGLPAIVSSLAFMLFFWSHYLSGTADQLEIILFLMGLLSLAVELFVLPGFGIFGMSGIVLMLASIVMASHTFVWPTQEYEYREMGLTLIQLTISLIGVTIGAVILARFFPAIPIFNRLILQPEPRNLGESVDPAAKPSMEGYESFAFLIGETGRTTSPLRPTGKARFGNLLIDVTADNFYIEPDSLVEVVDVHGTRVIVKLWTGSGESQLGLDPEFDEDSQPLG from the coding sequence ATGCTACGCCCCCTTGTGATCCCCCGCCTCCACGCTCGCTCCGTCCTTCAGGCGACGGCCCTCGGCTGCTGGCTCGCGATCCTGGGCGACGCGGCGGCCCTCGCCCAGGCCCAGGCTCCTGGCACCCCAGACGAGTCGACGCCCGGTCAACTCTTCACGATCGTCGAGCCGATCACGCACGAGACGATCGCGAAGCTCCGCGCCCAGACCCGCAGCCTCGTCGACAAGACCTCGGGCGGCGCCCAGGGCCGCAGGGCGGTCCTGATCTTTCAGTTCATCCCCGGCGAAACCGCCCCCGGGACCAGCGACTTCGGGGCGTCGTACGACCTGGCGAACTTCATCGCCAAGGAGCTCGGCGGGGCCAAGCTGACCGTCGCCTACGTCCCCGAACCCCTCTCCGGCTTCGCCGTCCTGCCGGTCTTCGCCTGCACCGAGATCGTGATGGGCGCGCAGGCCAGCCTGGGGCCGATCACCCCGGAGAACCAGTCGTTCGACCCCGCCCTCCGCGAGCCCCTGCGGTTTCTGGCGGTGCGCAAGGCCCGCGACCCCGACCTGATCCTGGGCATGCTCGACCGCGACGCCGACCTTCGGCTCGTCCGCACCGCCGACAAGGGCGTGCACTACGTCCTCGCCGAGAACCTGCCCGAGTTCCTCAAGAACCACCAGGCGATCGACCAACCTTCCGCGTGGGAAGGGGGCCGTCGCGGCGTCCTCACGGCCGATCGTGCGCGTGAGGAAGGTTTGTGCAAGCGGGTGGCCGCGACTCCCGCCGAGGTCGCCCACCTGTATCGGATCGACGGCTCGGCCGCGATCGACGACCCGACGCTGGGGAGCCTCCTGCGCCCGGTCTGGATCCGGATCGACGGCCCGATCGAGGCTTCCAAGCTCTCGTACCTCGGTCGTCGGATCGAGCAGGCCCGGCAGGAGCGGGCGAACCTCGTCTTCTTCGAGATCGACAGCCCCGGAGGCATGGTCGAGGCCGCCGACGGCGTCGCCGACCTCATCGCCGGCATCGAGGACATGAAGACCGTCGCCTATATCAACGAGCGGGCGCTGGGGGTCTCGGCCCTGCTCCCGCTCGCCTGCCGCGACATCGTCTTCAAGGCCGGCGCCTCCCTGGGCGACGTCCGCCAGCTCATCACCGCCCGAGGGCGGCTGGAATCGCTCACCGAAGCCCAGATCGCCGGCCTCGCCGACAAGGCCGCGTTCCTCGCCTCCAAGAAGGGCCACCCCGAGGCCGTCGCCCGCGCGATGATCGACCCCGACGTCGAGGTCGTCGAGGCCCTCGATCAGACCACCGGCGCGACACGGCTCCTGTCGCGACGAGAGGCCGAGGCCGACCCGAACCGCTACGCGAACATCGAGACCCGCAAGGAGCCGGGACGGCCGCTCGCCATCGAGGCCGAGAAGGCTTTCGCCTTCGGCATCGGCGAGACCGTCCGCGACGTCGAGGAACTGAAGGCCGTCTACGGGCTCCAGGGGATGGCGATCCGCGTCGAAGGTCCGACCTGGGTCGACTCGCTCGTGACCCTGCTGACCGACCCTTACGTGAGTTGGCTCCTCCTGTTCGTCGGCCTCTTCATGATGGTGCTGGAGCTCAAGCTGCCCGGCATCGGCCTGCCGGCGATCGTCTCGTCGCTGGCGTTCATGCTCTTCTTCTGGAGCCACTACCTCAGCGGCACGGCCGACCAGCTCGAGATCATCCTCTTCCTCATGGGCCTGCTCTCGCTGGCCGTCGAACTCTTCGTCCTCCCCGGCTTCGGGATCTTCGGCATGTCCGGGATCGTGCTGATGCTCGCCAGCATCGTCATGGCGAGCCACACCTTCGTCTGGCCCACCCAGGAGTACGAATATCGCGAGATGGGGCTGACCCTCATCCAGTTGACCATCTCCCTCATCGGCGTGACCATCGGGGCGGTGATCCTGGCGCGGTTCTTCCCGGCCATCCCGATCTTCAATCGTCTCATCCTCCAGCCCGAGCCGAGGAACCTCGGCGAGAGCGTCGACCCGGCCGCCAAGCCCTCGATGGAGGGCTATGAGTCGTTCGCCTTCCTGATCGGCGAGACCGGGCGCACCACGTCCCCCTTGCGTCCCACGGGCAAGGCCCGATTCGGCAACCTCCTCATCGACGTCACCGCCGACAATTTCTACATCGAGCCCGATAGCCTTGTGGAGGTCGTCGACGTGCACGGAACGCGGGTCATCGTGAAGCTGTGGACCGGCTCCGGCGAATCGCAACTCGGGCTCGACCCGGAATTCGACGAGGACTCCCAGCCCCTCGGCTGA
- a CDS encoding response regulator, whose amino-acid sequence MTSSAVHDYSILITDDDAGVRETLRDILIPHGYRTFLAESGEEAIDIVRDHHVHIALLDMHLPRLSGLETLAVFRQMRAALPAILISGACDESLMRRALSEHAFCVLEKPVSRHVVIHVVHKALRKFYDN is encoded by the coding sequence ATGACGTCATCAGCAGTACACGATTACTCGATCCTCATCACGGACGATGATGCGGGCGTTCGCGAAACCCTCCGCGACATCCTCATCCCGCACGGCTATCGCACGTTCCTCGCCGAGAGCGGCGAGGAGGCGATCGATATCGTCCGTGATCATCACGTCCACATCGCGCTGCTGGACATGCACCTGCCCCGGTTGTCGGGGTTGGAGACCCTGGCGGTCTTCCGCCAGATGCGAGCCGCGCTGCCGGCGATCCTGATCTCCGGCGCCTGCGACGAGAGCCTGATGCGCCGCGCCCTGTCCGAACACGCCTTCTGCGTGCTGGAGAAGCCGGTCAGCCGCCACGTGGTCATCCATGTGGTCCACAAGGCGCTTCGCAAGTTCTACGACAACTGA
- a CDS encoding DUF1571 domain-containing protein, with the protein MTWANAEARQTISVRRTMLIVAAATATICGQLGCATSQALQASAGAMSSMLWSRAPSAPGYDLYAEGMAGSKAVKDAEALAAGPDRKPQAGAEGRYEGEPASDGRTTPALAATRPRSRGTADESVRVTLGRPESLPVLRDPDGAAGPLMASAAPDPAPAAVAAEPRPVEPPAELAPAPPELAAADLAPAPPEAVADDLATEPIAEPAPAQSPPPALAQAKPGGEAPVGAAGPSLKSILDEARARLEAMSTYQVSITRVERVGNQVLPEEKALLSIRRKPKAVRLEWPDGANKGREVIYSAAINDRVMHVNIANSAIPIPRMSIPVDSPLALRNSRHAITEAGFDTIFNNLASQVDSQGRPTGAEGRLTYKGVQKPKDVDRECHLIQRITPTREVWRVYLDADSLMPVVVTAHQADGALLESYRYDGLKADPTELAAADAFDPDKRWGESKGLFSRLAKAASAASDQPAPTATR; encoded by the coding sequence ATGACTTGGGCGAACGCCGAAGCGCGGCAGACGATCTCGGTACGACGAACGATGCTCATCGTGGCCGCCGCGACCGCCACGATCTGCGGGCAGCTCGGCTGCGCGACCAGCCAGGCCTTGCAGGCCTCCGCGGGGGCGATGTCGAGCATGCTATGGTCCCGCGCCCCCTCAGCACCCGGATACGACCTTTACGCTGAAGGCATGGCTGGATCGAAGGCCGTCAAGGACGCCGAGGCCCTGGCCGCCGGTCCCGACCGGAAGCCCCAGGCCGGCGCAGAGGGCCGCTACGAAGGGGAACCGGCCTCGGACGGTCGGACGACCCCGGCGCTCGCCGCGACACGCCCACGGTCTCGTGGGACGGCCGATGAAAGCGTCCGCGTCACGCTGGGACGTCCCGAGAGCCTTCCCGTGCTGAGAGACCCCGACGGCGCGGCTGGACCGCTGATGGCCTCCGCCGCTCCCGACCCCGCCCCCGCCGCAGTCGCGGCCGAGCCTCGTCCGGTCGAACCGCCGGCCGAGCTTGCGCCGGCGCCGCCTGAACTCGCCGCCGCCGACCTGGCGCCCGCTCCGCCGGAGGCCGTCGCCGACGACCTCGCGACCGAGCCCATCGCCGAGCCAGCCCCGGCCCAGTCGCCTCCCCCTGCGCTCGCCCAGGCCAAGCCGGGCGGGGAGGCTCCGGTCGGGGCGGCCGGGCCGTCCCTGAAGTCGATCCTCGACGAGGCTCGCGCGCGTCTGGAGGCCATGTCGACCTATCAGGTCTCGATCACCCGCGTGGAGCGCGTCGGCAATCAGGTCCTCCCCGAGGAGAAGGCCCTGCTGAGCATCCGTCGCAAGCCCAAGGCCGTCCGGCTCGAATGGCCCGACGGGGCGAACAAGGGCCGCGAAGTCATCTACTCGGCCGCGATCAACGATCGGGTGATGCACGTCAACATCGCCAACTCGGCGATCCCGATCCCGCGCATGAGCATCCCCGTCGACAGCCCGCTCGCCCTGCGGAACAGTCGACACGCCATCACCGAGGCGGGCTTCGACACGATCTTCAACAACCTCGCCAGCCAGGTCGATTCTCAGGGCCGGCCGACCGGGGCCGAAGGCAGGCTGACGTATAAAGGCGTGCAGAAGCCCAAGGACGTGGATCGAGAATGTCACCTGATCCAGCGGATCACGCCCACCAGGGAAGTCTGGCGGGTCTATCTCGACGCCGACAGCCTGATGCCGGTCGTCGTCACCGCCCACCAGGCGGACGGGGCGCTGCTGGAGTCGTACCGATACGACGGACTCAAGGCGGACCCGACCGAACTCGCCGCCGCCGACGCTTTCGATCCCGACAAACGGTGGGGGGAGTCCAAGGGCCTCTTCTCGCGGCTCGCCAAGGCCGCCTCCGCCGCGTCCGACCAACCTGCGCCCACGGCGACGCGTTGA
- a CDS encoding GH3 auxin-responsive promoter family protein, protein MLTFLKRLVGRRIANRARRLAVEFHDQTKQARKVQRELLLSRIARNADSAFGRDHHFGQIRTPEDFRRQVPIGDYSRHEPYIDRVRNGDVSALFGPGTDVLMFAMTSGTTNRPKTIPVTRESLENYRAGWLIWGIQAFDSHPDIIENGLRPILQIASDWRESYSPAGIPCGAITGLTASMQSRMIRTTYCMPPSGSRIKDVESKYYVALRFSIAKNLGTIIAANPSTILNMVRLGDRERETLIRDLYDGTLATKWAIPDDVRKELKFRTRFRRKAAARRLEAIVGETGRLLPRDYWPNLEFLSNWMGGTMRAYLRGYPEFFGEKPVRDVGLIASEGRMTIPIEDGTPAGVLDIRHHYFEFIPEDDADKADPQTIEAADLVEGKNYFVLLSTAGGLYRYNIFDLVRCVGFHGEAPIVEFLNKGAHFSSLTGEKISEHQVITAVETAQRAVGIRLRSYLLLPIWGDPPSYGLLVETSDLPDDGAAERLDAAVEEQLRTLNVEYAAKRDSLRLGPVRTIRIQDGAWGDFQKRRLARSGGTVEQYKQPHLIPDVEAIHGFPMAATIGS, encoded by the coding sequence ATGCTCACGTTCCTGAAGCGGCTCGTCGGCCGCCGGATCGCGAACCGCGCCCGCCGATTGGCGGTCGAGTTCCACGACCAGACGAAGCAGGCCCGCAAGGTCCAGCGCGAGCTGCTCCTCTCTCGGATCGCCCGCAACGCCGACAGCGCGTTCGGCCGCGACCACCACTTCGGCCAGATCCGCACCCCGGAGGATTTTCGCAGGCAGGTCCCGATCGGCGACTACAGCCGCCACGAGCCCTACATCGACCGGGTCCGCAACGGCGACGTCTCCGCGCTCTTCGGGCCGGGGACGGACGTCCTGATGTTCGCCATGACCTCGGGGACCACCAACCGCCCGAAGACCATCCCGGTCACCCGCGAGTCCCTGGAGAATTACCGCGCGGGCTGGTTGATCTGGGGCATTCAGGCGTTCGATTCCCATCCCGACATCATCGAAAACGGCCTGCGTCCCATCCTCCAGATCGCCAGCGACTGGCGCGAGAGCTATTCGCCCGCCGGCATTCCCTGCGGGGCGATCACGGGGCTCACGGCCTCGATGCAGTCGCGGATGATCCGGACCACCTACTGCATGCCCCCCAGCGGCTCGCGGATCAAGGACGTGGAGTCCAAGTATTACGTCGCGCTGCGGTTCTCGATCGCCAAGAACCTGGGGACGATCATCGCCGCGAACCCCAGCACGATCCTCAACATGGTCCGGCTGGGCGATCGCGAGCGCGAGACCTTGATCCGCGACCTGTACGACGGCACCCTCGCGACCAAGTGGGCCATCCCCGACGACGTCCGCAAGGAGCTGAAGTTCCGGACGAGGTTCCGGCGCAAGGCGGCCGCGCGGCGCCTGGAGGCGATCGTCGGCGAGACCGGCCGCCTCCTCCCCCGCGACTACTGGCCGAATCTGGAGTTCCTCTCCAACTGGATGGGGGGGACGATGCGGGCGTACCTGCGCGGCTATCCTGAATTCTTCGGCGAGAAGCCGGTGCGCGACGTCGGCTTGATCGCCTCCGAGGGGCGGATGACGATTCCCATCGAGGACGGCACCCCCGCCGGCGTGCTCGACATCCGGCACCACTACTTCGAGTTCATCCCCGAGGATGACGCCGACAAGGCCGACCCCCAGACGATCGAGGCGGCGGACCTTGTGGAGGGGAAGAATTATTTCGTCCTCCTGTCCACGGCCGGCGGCTTGTACCGCTACAACATCTTCGATCTGGTGCGTTGCGTCGGATTCCACGGCGAGGCCCCGATCGTCGAGTTCCTGAACAAGGGGGCCCACTTCTCCAGCCTGACGGGGGAGAAGATCTCCGAGCACCAGGTCATCACGGCCGTCGAGACGGCGCAACGGGCCGTCGGCATCCGTCTGCGTTCGTACCTGCTGCTGCCGATCTGGGGAGACCCGCCGTCCTACGGGCTGCTCGTCGAAACCTCCGACCTCCCCGACGACGGGGCCGCTGAGCGGCTCGACGCGGCGGTCGAGGAGCAGCTTCGGACGTTGAACGTGGAGTATGCCGCCAAGCGGGACAGCCTCCGCCTCGGCCCGGTCCGCACGATCCGCATCCAGGACGGAGCCTGGGGCGATTTCCAGAAGCGTCGGCTCGCCCGCAGCGGCGGGACCGTCGAACAGTATAAGCAGCCGCACCTGATCCCGGACGTCGAGGCGATCCACGGGTTCCCGATGGCCGCGACCATCGGCTCCTGA
- a CDS encoding alpha/beta hydrolase has product MVGLSTLLIVLAVLAATPVVVFGGFLAYTTWMYCPVIRRIFQERPVFQPLKIVPEDLGEPAAFPTADGLTLKGSYFKARTDSRVGVLVYCHEFLSDRWSYAPYLDHLRDRGFDVFSFDFRSHGASAVDPSYEPLQYASDREVEDLRAALAYLRSRPDRDLSGYGLFGVSRGGGTALLVAAAEPDVWGVVTDGAFPTRGTMTAYIVRWAEIYVRSRWFLALVPRFIFATLGDVARRGTERARNCTYPSVERAVARLSPRPWLQIHGERDVYIGTDIAHELFDWAGEPRSQWFVADAKHNRCRETEPEEYARRLGEFVDLHAPRRPLAEIEEEIAASEFGKYDAVHGRAEASGLITNIASSVTG; this is encoded by the coding sequence GTGGTCGGCCTCTCAACGCTTCTCATCGTCCTGGCGGTCCTGGCGGCCACTCCGGTCGTGGTCTTCGGCGGCTTCCTGGCGTACACCACCTGGATGTACTGCCCGGTGATCCGCCGGATCTTCCAGGAACGGCCGGTGTTCCAGCCCCTGAAGATCGTCCCCGAAGACCTCGGGGAACCCGCCGCCTTCCCGACGGCCGACGGCCTGACGCTCAAGGGGAGCTACTTCAAGGCTCGCACCGATTCGCGGGTCGGCGTCCTGGTCTACTGTCACGAGTTCCTCAGCGACCGTTGGAGCTACGCGCCGTATCTCGACCACCTGAGGGATCGCGGCTTCGACGTCTTCAGCTTCGACTTCCGCAGCCACGGGGCGAGCGCGGTCGACCCGTCGTACGAGCCGCTCCAGTACGCCTCCGATCGCGAGGTGGAGGACCTCCGCGCCGCCCTGGCGTATCTCCGCTCGCGGCCGGATCGCGACCTTTCCGGCTACGGGCTGTTCGGCGTGAGCCGGGGGGGCGGCACCGCCTTGCTCGTCGCCGCCGCCGAGCCCGACGTCTGGGGGGTGGTCACCGACGGCGCCTTCCCCACTCGGGGCACGATGACCGCGTACATCGTCCGCTGGGCCGAGATCTACGTCCGCAGCCGGTGGTTCCTGGCCCTGGTCCCCCGGTTCATCTTCGCGACCCTGGGAGACGTGGCCCGGAGAGGGACCGAACGGGCCCGCAACTGCACCTATCCCAGCGTCGAGCGGGCCGTCGCCCGGCTCTCCCCGCGTCCCTGGCTCCAGATCCATGGCGAGCGCGACGTTTATATCGGAACCGACATCGCACATGAGCTTTTCGACTGGGCGGGCGAGCCCAGGAGCCAGTGGTTCGTGGCGGACGCGAAGCATAATCGCTGCCGCGAGACCGAGCCCGAAGAGTACGCCCGCCGGCTCGGCGAGTTCGTCGACCTGCACGCTCCTCGGCGGCCCCTGGCCGAGATCGAGGAGGAGATCGCGGCCTCGGAGTTCGGCAAGTACGACGCCGTCCACGGCCGCGCCGAAGCCTCGGGCTTGATCACGAACATCGCTTCCTCCGTGACCGGCTGA
- the fabF gene encoding beta-ketoacyl-ACP synthase II has translation MRRVVVTGMGMVTPVGRDVETTWSALLSGKSGVGPITLFDAHTFPTRIAAEVKDFDLSSYIEDGDRWSEHSRNTRFALAAGRMAMDDSGLSQAGDEFDRTRFGIYLGAGEGQQDFERFVKLVYKSGKSGKVATQDFTKYGVHDLHMIHEAEQEPGTPAAHLAAKFGARGPNSNCLTACAASSQAIGEAFEMIRHDCADVMLSGGTHSMIHPFGVTGFILLTALSTRNDEPEKASRPFDRDRDGFIIGEGAGMLVLEELEHAKARGAKIYGEIVGYGSTADAFRITDSHEDGRGAIACLRQALEVAGLEADQVDYVNAHGTSTSVNDSVETLAIKKTFGDAAYKVPISSTKSMMGHLIAAAGSVEAIVCLLTIRDGLLPPTINLDNPDADCDLDYIPHESRKKKVDVALSNSFGFGGQNITLILKRYTD, from the coding sequence ATGCGGCGCGTCGTTGTCACAGGAATGGGCATGGTCACCCCGGTCGGCCGGGACGTGGAGACGACCTGGTCCGCGCTCCTTTCGGGGAAGAGCGGCGTCGGGCCGATCACGCTCTTCGACGCCCACACCTTCCCGACCCGGATCGCGGCCGAGGTGAAGGACTTCGACCTGTCTTCCTACATCGAGGACGGAGACCGCTGGAGCGAGCACTCCCGCAACACGCGGTTCGCGCTGGCGGCCGGTCGGATGGCGATGGACGACTCGGGGCTCTCCCAGGCTGGCGACGAGTTCGATCGGACGCGGTTCGGGATCTACCTTGGCGCGGGCGAAGGCCAGCAGGACTTCGAGCGGTTCGTGAAGCTGGTGTACAAGTCCGGGAAATCGGGCAAGGTCGCCACCCAGGATTTCACGAAGTACGGCGTCCACGACCTGCACATGATCCATGAGGCCGAGCAAGAGCCCGGCACCCCGGCCGCCCACCTCGCGGCGAAGTTCGGGGCCCGAGGGCCGAATTCGAACTGCCTGACCGCCTGCGCGGCCAGCTCGCAGGCGATCGGCGAGGCCTTCGAGATGATCCGCCACGATTGCGCCGACGTGATGCTGTCCGGCGGGACCCACAGCATGATCCACCCGTTCGGCGTGACGGGCTTCATCCTCCTGACGGCCCTCTCGACCCGCAACGACGAGCCGGAGAAGGCCAGCCGGCCGTTCGACCGCGACCGCGACGGCTTCATCATCGGCGAAGGCGCGGGCATGCTCGTCCTCGAGGAACTGGAGCACGCCAAGGCCCGCGGCGCCAAGATCTACGGCGAGATCGTCGGCTACGGCTCCACGGCCGACGCCTTCCGCATCACCGACAGCCACGAAGACGGCCGGGGCGCGATCGCCTGCCTCCGCCAGGCCCTCGAAGTGGCGGGCCTGGAGGCCGATCAGGTCGACTACGTCAACGCCCACGGCACCAGCACCTCGGTCAACGACTCGGTCGAGACCCTGGCGATCAAGAAGACGTTCGGGGACGCCGCATACAAGGTGCCGATCTCCAGCACCAAGAGCATGATGGGGCACCTGATCGCCGCCGCCGGCAGCGTCGAGGCCATCGTCTGCCTGCTGACCATCCGCGACGGCCTCCTCCCCCCCACGATCAACCTGGACAATCCCGACGCCGACTGCGACCTCGACTACATCCCCCACGAGTCGCGGAAGAAGAAGGTCGACGTCGCGCTCTCGAACAGCTTCGGCTTCGGCGGCCAGAACATCACCTTGATCCTCAAACGCTATACCGATTGA
- a CDS encoding beta-ketoacyl-[acyl-carrier-protein] synthase family protein yields MLGSERRVVITGLGFVTPLGDAPDRIWERLATGEGGLRRVEAFPVEGLPNDIVAEIRDFDFLKGYALPKYRTSLRKSRKYMARDIQLAVAAAQRAMDDAGLVDGGVEPTRIGIDLGAGLISTELDELAPAISLASSATGQFEFPVWGREGIGVIEPIWLLKYLPNMLACHISILMDCQGPSNTITEADASSNLAIAEAARIIARGKADVMITGGGDSKIHPLSLTRMALYDTMSRWSGEPAAGLRPFDARRDGTLAGEGAGILILEELGHALRRGAKIHGEILGSGSGCDAVLAGGQDPDGGGTEIAIKAALREARLEPGAVGHVNAHGSGSKVSDLAEARAFERVFGPGKVPVSALKGFFGNIASGAGAVELIASLVGVNRGLIPPTLNCDDLDPGCKIDVVTGAPRPTDNSVFVNTNVTVNGQASAVVVRGGAPSGSPG; encoded by the coding sequence ATGCTTGGTTCCGAACGCCGCGTGGTCATAACCGGGTTAGGGTTCGTCACACCTCTGGGTGACGCTCCGGATCGCATCTGGGAGCGGCTCGCGACCGGCGAGGGGGGGCTGCGACGCGTCGAAGCGTTCCCCGTCGAGGGGCTGCCCAACGACATCGTCGCCGAAATCCGCGATTTCGACTTCCTCAAGGGCTACGCCCTGCCGAAGTATCGCACCTCCCTGCGCAAGAGCCGCAAGTACATGGCCCGGGACATCCAGCTCGCCGTGGCCGCCGCCCAACGGGCGATGGACGACGCCGGCCTGGTCGACGGCGGCGTCGAGCCGACCCGGATCGGGATCGACCTGGGAGCCGGCCTGATCTCGACCGAGCTGGACGAGCTGGCTCCGGCGATCTCGCTGGCCTCCTCGGCGACCGGCCAGTTCGAGTTCCCGGTCTGGGGCCGCGAAGGGATCGGCGTGATCGAGCCGATCTGGCTGCTCAAGTACCTGCCCAACATGCTGGCCTGCCACATCTCCATCCTGATGGACTGCCAGGGGCCGAGCAACACGATCACCGAGGCCGATGCGTCGTCGAACCTGGCGATCGCCGAGGCCGCGCGGATCATCGCCCGCGGCAAGGCCGACGTGATGATCACCGGCGGCGGGGATTCGAAGATCCACCCCCTCAGCCTCACCCGGATGGCCCTCTACGACACCATGTCCCGCTGGAGCGGCGAGCCCGCCGCCGGGCTGCGTCCGTTCGACGCCCGCCGCGACGGCACGCTCGCCGGCGAAGGGGCGGGGATCCTGATCCTGGAGGAACTCGGCCACGCGCTGCGGCGCGGGGCGAAGATCCACGGCGAGATCCTCGGCTCGGGCTCGGGCTGCGACGCGGTCCTCGCCGGCGGCCAGGACCCGGACGGCGGCGGCACCGAGATCGCCATCAAGGCGGCGCTCCGGGAAGCTCGTCTCGAGCCCGGGGCCGTCGGCCACGTCAACGCCCACGGCTCGGGCTCGAAGGTCAGCGACCTCGCCGAGGCCCGGGCGTTCGAGCGGGTGTTCGGCCCGGGCAAGGTGCCGGTATCGGCCCTCAAGGGTTTCTTCGGCAACATCGCCTCCGGGGCCGGGGCGGTCGAGCTGATCGCCAGCCTGGTCGGGGTGAACCGGGGGCTGATCCCGCCGACCCTGAACTGCGACGACCTCGACCCGGGCTGCAAGATCGACGTCGTGACCGGGGCCCCGCGGCCCACCGACAATTCGGTCTTCGTCAACACCAACGTGACCGTCAACGGCCAGGCTTCCGCCGTCGTCGTGCGGGGGGGCGCCCCCTCGGGGTCTCCCGGCTGA
- a CDS encoding 3-hydroxyacyl-ACP dehydratase FabZ family protein translates to MRWIWIDKFVEFRSGQFARAIKNLTLAEEHLHDHFPGYPVMPASLIIEGLAQTGGILVGEAGGFTEKVVLAKIPRAEFFGVACAGDQLIYEVTLTDLRSEGAVVDAKAFLGTDLLADAEIVFAHLDNTRANQIFGPKNFVFTQQLLGVLDLAKAQQRAKELDGKAVEHEVNGEPSATPPAP, encoded by the coding sequence ATGCGATGGATCTGGATCGACAAGTTCGTGGAGTTCCGGAGCGGTCAGTTCGCGCGAGCGATCAAGAACCTGACCCTCGCCGAAGAGCACCTGCACGACCACTTCCCGGGCTATCCGGTCATGCCGGCGTCGCTCATCATCGAGGGCCTGGCCCAGACCGGCGGGATCCTCGTGGGGGAGGCCGGCGGCTTCACCGAGAAGGTGGTGCTCGCCAAGATCCCCCGGGCCGAGTTCTTCGGCGTGGCCTGCGCCGGAGATCAGCTCATCTATGAGGTGACGCTGACCGATCTCCGTTCGGAGGGCGCGGTGGTCGACGCCAAGGCGTTCCTGGGGACGGACCTGCTCGCGGACGCCGAGATCGTCTTCGCCCACCTGGACAACACCCGGGCCAACCAGATCTTCGGCCCCAAGAATTTCGTGTTCACGCAACAGCTCTTGGGCGTGCTCGACCTCGCCAAGGCGCAGCAACGGGCCAAGGAACTCGACGGCAAGGCCGTCGAGCACGAGGTCAACGGCGAGCCCTCGGCGACGCCGCCCGCCCCTTGA
- a CDS encoding acyl carrier protein has product MPAYEEIFEKVQSTLVDALGVDEEEVSRESTLQGDLGAESIDFLDIVFRLERNFGIKIPRGELFPENLADPEWIADGRLTSKGVAELKARLPFADLSKLEADPDVEKLGDLYTVDMLVQYVQSKLGS; this is encoded by the coding sequence ATGCCCGCATACGAAGAAATCTTCGAGAAGGTCCAGTCCACCCTGGTCGACGCGCTGGGGGTGGACGAGGAGGAAGTCTCCCGCGAGTCCACGCTGCAGGGCGATCTGGGTGCCGAGTCGATCGACTTCCTGGACATCGTCTTCCGCCTCGAGCGGAACTTCGGCATCAAGATCCCCCGGGGCGAGCTGTTCCCGGAGAACCTGGCCGATCCCGAATGGATCGCCGACGGCCGGCTGACGTCGAAGGGCGTCGCGGAGCTGAAGGCCCGCCTGCCGTTCGCCGACCTTTCGAAGCTGGAGGCCGACCCCGACGTCGAGAAGCTGGGCGACCTGTACACGGTCGACATGCTGGTGCAGTACGTCCAGAGCAAGCTCGGCTCCTGA